Proteins encoded within one genomic window of Flavobacterium gilvum:
- a CDS encoding Gfo/Idh/MocA family protein gives MSDNNYSRGKFLTQALLASAAVATPSFLFSKELNLSGFGSADKVNLACVGIGNRGGEIIRELYNTGLANIVALCDVDMEAPHTLDILKQFPNVPRFKDFREMFDKMGNQIEAVSIGTPDFSHFPITMMAIGLGKHVYVEKPMARTFNEVELMMKAARRHPKVVTQMGNQGHSEANYFQFKSWVDAGIIKDVTAITAHMNAPRRWHGWNPNITSFPPAEPIPSTLDWDIWQMQTQGHQFNKDFVNGQWRCWFDFGMGALGDWGAHLLDTAHQFLDLGLPYEVDPIKLEGHNKFFYPMSTTLSFKFPKRGSMPPVEVKWYDGINNLPPIPAGYGVQGLDPNIPPPSNGAIAPAKLNPGKIIYSKDLTFKGASHGSTLSIIPEEKAKEMASRLPIVPASTSNHFANFLKACKGEEKTRSPFEIAGPLSQVFCLGVLAQWTGEKIVFDRTKKIITSSKNANELLVGPPPRKGWEQYYKV, from the coding sequence ATGTCAGACAATAATTATTCAAGAGGAAAGTTTTTAACACAAGCCTTATTGGCTTCTGCAGCTGTTGCAACCCCCAGTTTTTTATTTTCCAAAGAGCTAAACCTGTCTGGTTTTGGGTCTGCTGATAAGGTAAACCTTGCCTGTGTAGGAATAGGTAACCGCGGGGGCGAAATTATTCGTGAACTTTACAATACAGGATTGGCTAATATTGTGGCACTCTGTGATGTAGATATGGAAGCGCCTCATACATTGGATATATTAAAACAGTTTCCAAATGTACCCCGATTTAAAGATTTTAGAGAAATGTTTGATAAAATGGGCAATCAGATAGAAGCTGTTTCTATTGGAACCCCTGATTTTTCTCATTTTCCGATTACAATGATGGCGATTGGTCTTGGTAAACACGTGTATGTGGAAAAACCGATGGCACGTACATTTAATGAAGTAGAATTGATGATGAAGGCCGCAAGGAGGCATCCGAAAGTAGTAACTCAGATGGGAAACCAAGGACATTCTGAAGCCAATTATTTTCAGTTTAAATCATGGGTGGATGCCGGTATTATTAAAGACGTAACAGCTATCACTGCTCACATGAACGCCCCAAGGCGTTGGCATGGTTGGAACCCAAATATTACTTCATTTCCGCCTGCTGAGCCTATCCCGAGTACACTCGACTGGGATATTTGGCAAATGCAAACCCAAGGGCATCAGTTCAACAAAGATTTTGTAAATGGTCAATGGCGTTGTTGGTTCGATTTTGGAATGGGAGCTTTGGGTGATTGGGGAGCACACCTTCTCGATACGGCTCATCAGTTTTTGGATCTTGGACTTCCTTATGAAGTTGATCCTATTAAATTGGAAGGACATAATAAGTTTTTCTATCCAATGTCAACAACGCTTTCATTTAAGTTTCCGAAACGTGGTAGTATGCCACCAGTTGAAGTAAAATGGTACGATGGAATTAATAATCTTCCTCCAATTCCTGCAGGATATGGGGTACAGGGACTTGATCCCAATATTCCGCCACCAAGCAATGGAGCTATTGCACCAGCAAAACTGAATCCTGGAAAAATTATTTACAGTAAAGATTTAACATTCAAAGGTGCTTCCCATGGCAGTACTTTATCGATCATTCCAGAGGAAAAAGCAAAAGAGATGGCTTCTCGTTTACCAATTGTACCAGCAAGCACATCAAATCACTTTGCTAATTTTTTAAAAGCTTGCAAAGGCGAGGAGAAAACACGTTCCCCTTTTGAAATTGCAGGCCCGTTAAGTCAGGTATTTTGTCTTGGCGTATTGGCGCAATGGACTGGTGAAAAAATTGTGTTTGATAGAACCAAAAAAATAATTACCAGCAGCAAAAATGCCAATGAGTTATTGGTAGGCCCACCACCTAGAAAAGGATGGGAGCAATATTACAAAGTATAA
- a CDS encoding GH92 family glycosyl hydrolase, with the protein MKRILRHIFIFLLICSSQFVQAGPGSIANKATVTASSENFGEGKAVNVIDGIIRTDGKGEWISKSTVTFWGQIDYPWIQLTWQQPQSINKIILYDRVATASHNAGGTLIFSNGTRVPVFAIPNNGAPKVVDFPEQTITWVKFETTDGDGSAIGLSEMEVFPSPTQISEPVSWVDPYIESNRGRYFFFVTGSQPFGMISAAPLTRNKNQYGGGYNYNSTEILGFPQIHCWMLSGITLMPTTGTINPNKGEQEWKSNFSHDGEIVQPGYHRLYLEKYNTWVEQTAADRISFYRFTYTKDALTNVLINLGGYVGEATMNDARIKKVSNTRIEGSVNTTGRLWGGPENVRIYFAIDFEKPFEKLNGWDGKQELNDITTLNGTPEKTAKNTGRMSYYDAATTGVAAQYHVKAGETVQMKVAVSFTSVDNARRNLESENRGWNFDSQRTESQNEWNEMLGRIAVKGGSNNQKIKFYTDLWHALLGRHKLDDVSGDYPDNTEGERRGNATVNTKFKIRTLPKDQNGKAKFHMYNSDAFWLTQWNLNILWGLAWPEVLDDFAGSLIQYAENGKLLPRGPCAGGYSYIMTGCPATNLITSAYQKGILTKKPAALAYEVMKQNHAPGGMMGEKEEMEFYIKNGYYPSNAGITTEITFQDWALGQMAKKLGKKKDYENFNNRSQGWTKLFDSDQKLIFPKTKEGDWLHKEALSGNGWVEANAWQATWSVSHGIHQLANMMGGNDTLCKKLNYAFEQSKDQDFVFGYNDGYVSYANQPGCSNAHVFNYAGRPDLTQYWVRRVNEQAYGAVTPDKGYGGHDEDQGQMSGVSALTSIGLFSLTGTSAINPEYDITSPVFDEVVIKLNSKYYKGKEFVIKTYNNSKTNCYIQKAALNGKEHNHFSFSHADFSKGGTLELWLGANPNLTWGK; encoded by the coding sequence ATGAAACGAATACTAAGACACATTTTTATTTTCTTACTGATCTGTTCCAGCCAGTTTGTACAAGCTGGGCCGGGCAGTATCGCCAATAAAGCAACTGTAACAGCCTCCTCCGAAAACTTTGGGGAGGGAAAAGCCGTCAACGTAATTGACGGAATTATTCGCACCGATGGTAAAGGAGAATGGATATCAAAAAGTACGGTTACTTTTTGGGGACAGATTGATTATCCTTGGATACAGTTGACCTGGCAACAGCCTCAATCCATCAATAAAATTATTTTGTATGATAGGGTTGCGACAGCTTCACACAATGCCGGAGGTACACTTATATTTAGTAATGGTACACGAGTTCCTGTTTTTGCTATACCCAATAATGGAGCGCCCAAAGTGGTTGATTTTCCAGAACAGACCATAACTTGGGTGAAATTTGAAACAACGGATGGAGATGGTTCGGCAATTGGTTTGTCTGAAATGGAAGTATTTCCGTCACCAACACAAATATCTGAACCAGTTTCGTGGGTAGATCCTTATATTGAGTCAAACCGAGGTCGTTATTTCTTTTTTGTTACTGGTAGTCAGCCTTTTGGAATGATTAGCGCTGCGCCATTAACCCGTAACAAAAATCAATATGGAGGAGGATACAATTACAATTCGACTGAAATATTGGGATTTCCTCAAATACATTGCTGGATGCTGTCAGGTATAACTCTGATGCCAACCACTGGTACCATTAATCCAAACAAAGGGGAACAGGAATGGAAATCTAATTTTTCGCATGATGGTGAAATTGTGCAACCGGGTTATCATCGACTTTATCTTGAAAAATACAATACTTGGGTAGAACAAACTGCGGCAGATCGCATCAGTTTTTATCGCTTTACATATACCAAAGATGCTTTGACTAATGTATTGATTAATTTGGGAGGCTATGTTGGTGAAGCGACAATGAATGATGCCCGAATCAAAAAAGTAAGTAATACTCGCATTGAAGGTTCTGTAAATACAACCGGACGTTTATGGGGCGGGCCCGAAAATGTACGTATTTATTTTGCGATTGATTTTGAAAAACCATTTGAAAAACTAAATGGCTGGGATGGAAAACAGGAATTGAACGACATAACAACCTTGAATGGAACCCCTGAGAAAACAGCTAAGAACACGGGGAGAATGAGTTATTATGATGCAGCGACTACTGGAGTTGCGGCTCAGTATCATGTAAAAGCCGGTGAAACAGTTCAAATGAAAGTGGCGGTTTCTTTTACCAGTGTTGACAACGCAAGACGTAATTTGGAATCGGAAAACAGAGGCTGGAATTTTGATAGTCAACGAACCGAATCGCAAAACGAATGGAATGAAATGCTGGGACGTATTGCTGTAAAAGGCGGTAGCAACAACCAAAAAATTAAATTTTATACGGATTTATGGCATGCGTTGCTGGGGCGTCATAAGTTAGATGATGTGTCCGGAGATTATCCTGATAACACCGAAGGGGAGCGACGAGGAAATGCTACCGTTAACACCAAATTTAAAATAAGAACATTACCGAAAGATCAAAACGGTAAAGCAAAATTCCACATGTATAATTCAGATGCATTTTGGTTAACGCAATGGAATTTGAATATTCTATGGGGATTAGCCTGGCCCGAAGTCTTGGATGATTTTGCAGGGTCATTGATTCAATATGCCGAAAATGGAAAGCTATTGCCACGTGGGCCTTGTGCTGGTGGTTATTCGTATATCATGACGGGTTGTCCTGCCACTAACCTTATTACCAGTGCTTATCAAAAGGGCATTCTTACAAAGAAACCTGCTGCTTTGGCTTACGAAGTAATGAAACAAAATCATGCACCTGGGGGAATGATGGGGGAAAAAGAAGAAATGGAATTTTATATAAAAAATGGTTATTATCCGTCGAATGCAGGTATTACTACAGAAATTACTTTTCAAGACTGGGCATTGGGACAAATGGCTAAAAAATTAGGGAAGAAGAAAGATTACGAGAATTTTAATAATCGCTCGCAAGGATGGACTAAATTATTTGACTCAGATCAAAAATTAATTTTTCCAAAAACCAAAGAGGGAGATTGGTTGCATAAAGAAGCATTAAGCGGAAATGGCTGGGTAGAAGCCAATGCATGGCAGGCAACATGGTCTGTTTCGCATGGTATTCATCAATTGGCTAATATGATGGGAGGAAATGACACCCTTTGCAAAAAGTTGAATTACGCCTTTGAACAATCCAAAGATCAGGATTTTGTTTTTGGCTACAATGATGGATATGTCAGTTATGCCAATCAACCAGGCTGCTCTAATGCACATGTTTTTAATTATGCAGGACGACCTGATTTAACTCAATATTGGGTACGCAGGGTAAATGAGCAGGCTTATGGTGCTGTTACTCCAGACAAAGGTTATGGTGGTCACGATGAGGATCAAGGTCAGATGAGTGGTGTAAGCGCTTTGACGTCTATCGGATTGTTTAGTTTAACGGGTACCAGCGCCATCAATCCAGAGTATGATATTACAAGCCCAGTATTTGATGAAGTCGTAATTAAACTTAACAGTAAGTATTATAAAGGAAAAGAGTTTGTTATTAAAACCTATAATAATTCTAAAACCAATTGTTACATTCAAAAAGCGGCTTTGAATGGAAAAGAACATAATCACTTTTCATTTTCGCATGCTGATTTCAGTAAAGGAGGGACTTTAGAATTATGGTTGGGTGCAAATCCAAATTTGACGTGGGGTAAGTAG
- a CDS encoding response regulator — MRVVLFVLLWFNFFGFALIGQTQLPKKNEINKLTSQAAKLRQSGDFEKSLLISRLALQKSITIHDNVLIAKNYNNVAANYNDLVEFDKAIFYYNKGLNYANFTQNDSIKQKINNNLGNVFCFEKKKYEKGIYYFKKALEYSEKIKDSAQMAFTNLNMTWAFFDIGKFREGENNLKFINSYYQKYHNDVTIVVLNMLNGMYYNYKNENEKAELYFEEAIRLGKKMNEKSDLSFCHLEFSKFLLKQKDYKRAYENLELYTKLNEEIYAEEKLEKANIEGVNLELDEYKRTIDKIENERNLQYQSLKKSRIIVLLFILAIFVLLLFLNSLIKNNKFRVKSNADLMLANKKLIKANKKAEESSKLKTQFVSTISHELRTPLYGVVGITDLLLEEHKELASSPHLNSLKFSARYLLSLVNDILQINKIEENKIVLEEFTFNLTDEFYMIKNSLSFIAQNNNNKVYIDVDPSIPESLIGDKLRFAQILMNLVSNALKFTKNGEVRLIARLIEINKNMHCIEVKIADTGIGIAPLDQEIIFDKFVQVGRKEVDYQGTGLGLPIVKRLLELFGSKITVESELGRGTTFTFCISFECNPVKTIEIINNIQVDLTSSQVFKVLVVEDNRINQLITRKIIEKNNYSCIVVDDGFKALEILDNEEFDVILMDINMPLMNGFETSRRIRQKGIETPIIALTAFDKNEITEEAIGVGINDIIVKPFEAIQLFKIINCLILKTKKLV, encoded by the coding sequence ATGAGAGTAGTGTTATTTGTTCTTTTATGGTTTAATTTTTTTGGCTTTGCCTTGATTGGTCAGACACAATTGCCCAAAAAAAATGAAATTAATAAATTAACTTCACAAGCAGCCAAACTAAGGCAATCTGGTGATTTCGAGAAATCATTGTTGATTTCTAGATTGGCCTTGCAGAAATCTATCACCATTCATGACAATGTCCTTATTGCCAAAAATTACAATAATGTTGCGGCTAATTACAATGATTTAGTCGAATTTGACAAGGCTATTTTTTACTACAATAAAGGCTTAAATTATGCCAACTTCACCCAAAACGATTCGATAAAACAAAAAATCAACAACAATCTTGGAAATGTTTTTTGTTTTGAAAAAAAGAAATACGAAAAAGGAATCTATTATTTTAAAAAAGCACTTGAATACAGTGAGAAAATAAAGGATTCAGCTCAAATGGCATTTACTAATCTGAATATGACCTGGGCTTTTTTTGACATTGGTAAATTCAGAGAAGGTGAAAATAATTTAAAATTTATTAATTCCTATTATCAAAAATATCATAATGATGTGACAATTGTGGTGCTCAATATGCTAAATGGGATGTACTACAATTATAAAAATGAGAATGAAAAAGCTGAATTGTATTTTGAGGAAGCAATTCGTTTAGGCAAAAAAATGAATGAGAAATCAGATCTTTCTTTTTGTCATTTAGAGTTTTCTAAATTTTTATTAAAGCAAAAGGATTACAAAAGGGCTTATGAAAACCTGGAATTGTACACAAAACTCAATGAAGAAATTTATGCTGAAGAAAAGTTAGAAAAAGCCAATATTGAAGGTGTTAATCTTGAACTAGACGAATACAAACGTACTATTGATAAAATTGAAAACGAAAGGAATTTGCAATATCAAAGTCTGAAAAAATCAAGAATTATTGTGCTGCTTTTCATTCTTGCCATTTTTGTTCTGTTGCTTTTTCTGAATTCTTTGATTAAAAATAATAAGTTTAGGGTAAAATCGAATGCCGATTTGATGCTTGCCAATAAGAAATTAATCAAAGCCAATAAAAAAGCAGAAGAGTCGTCTAAATTGAAAACCCAGTTTGTTTCTACAATTAGCCATGAATTACGAACGCCATTGTACGGAGTTGTGGGGATTACTGATTTGCTATTGGAAGAACACAAAGAGCTCGCTTCTAGTCCGCATTTGAATTCCCTGAAATTTTCTGCTCGCTATTTGTTGTCTCTGGTTAATGATATTTTGCAGATAAATAAAATTGAAGAAAACAAAATTGTCTTAGAAGAATTTACTTTTAATCTGACAGATGAATTTTATATGATAAAAAATTCATTGTCTTTTATCGCCCAAAACAATAACAATAAGGTTTATATTGATGTTGATCCATCTATTCCCGAAAGTTTAATTGGAGATAAACTTCGATTTGCCCAAATCCTTATGAATTTGGTAAGTAATGCTCTGAAATTCACCAAAAATGGTGAAGTTAGATTAATAGCCAGACTTATTGAAATAAACAAAAATATGCATTGCATAGAGGTTAAAATTGCCGATACCGGAATAGGAATTGCTCCTCTGGATCAGGAAATAATATTCGATAAATTTGTTCAGGTAGGAAGAAAAGAAGTCGATTATCAAGGAACAGGATTGGGATTGCCGATAGTAAAAAGGCTATTGGAACTTTTTGGAAGCAAGATAACTGTTGAAAGTGAATTGGGCAGGGGAACAACCTTTACTTTTTGCATTAGCTTTGAGTGTAATCCTGTCAAGACTATTGAAATCATAAATAATATTCAGGTCGATTTGACTTCCAGTCAAGTCTTTAAAGTACTCGTTGTCGAGGATAACAGAATCAATCAGTTAATAACCAGAAAAATTATTGAAAAAAATAATTATTCCTGTATAGTGGTCGATGATGGATTTAAGGCCTTGGAAATTTTGGATAATGAGGAATTTGATGTCATTTTGATGGATATTAACATGCCTTTGATGAATGGTTTTGAAACCTCTAGAAGAATACGACAAAAGGGAATCGAAACTCCAATAATTGCATTGACAGCTTTTGATAAAAACGAAATAACTGAAGAGGCAATAGGGGTAGGAATAAATGATATTATAGTCAAACCTTTTGAAGCGATTCAGCTTTTTAAAATTATTAATTGTCTGATTTTGAAAACAAAAAAACTTGTTTAA
- a CDS encoding Gfo/Idh/MocA family protein — MKRRDFIRQTGLFTAGVLFHQQMLQAATVNEDDRIISVGIIGCGDRGSGLGSVLNNMPVQFKLTTVCDVLPFRLERAKQLDKLNSLRYENDYRKILDDKTIDAVIVATPLNMHYEIAAEAIRAGKHVYLEKTMTYNAEQALALVKLVKQYPKQVLQVGHQYRYTPLYFKVKEMIDKGYLGKVTQIDCRWDRNWNWRRPVPAGYTDRQINWRMYKEYSGGLPAELLSHQVDFINWAFNTHPDEIIGTGGIDYYKDGRETFDNVQTILRYNKEGMIGNFGATCSNEKDGYLFKLKGTKGTVQLLMNDGIFFPEKETKKDMETVDGVTGATKIEWTKDGGIPILNEKSKDGSWYALQEFYKTIIEQKKPVSNVITGATTAFCVHLMNKSIYNHSLETWKPEFNINIT, encoded by the coding sequence ATGAAACGTAGAGATTTTATCCGTCAAACAGGATTGTTTACCGCAGGGGTTTTATTTCATCAGCAAATGTTACAGGCCGCAACTGTAAATGAAGATGACAGAATCATTTCGGTTGGTATTATCGGCTGTGGTGACAGAGGTAGCGGGTTGGGAAGTGTTTTAAATAATATGCCCGTTCAATTCAAACTGACTACGGTTTGTGATGTATTACCCTTCCGTCTGGAACGAGCAAAACAACTCGATAAACTTAATTCGCTTCGTTACGAAAATGATTATCGAAAAATTCTAGACGATAAAACAATTGATGCCGTGATTGTTGCTACGCCACTAAATATGCATTATGAAATTGCGGCCGAGGCGATTCGTGCTGGAAAACATGTCTATCTCGAAAAAACAATGACTTATAATGCTGAACAGGCTCTTGCATTGGTAAAATTAGTAAAACAATATCCCAAACAAGTATTACAGGTTGGTCACCAATACCGTTATACGCCGCTTTATTTTAAAGTAAAAGAAATGATTGACAAAGGCTATCTGGGTAAAGTAACTCAAATTGACTGCCGCTGGGATCGCAACTGGAACTGGCGCAGACCTGTTCCTGCAGGCTACACAGACAGACAGATAAACTGGCGTATGTACAAAGAATATTCTGGTGGTTTACCTGCTGAGTTATTATCTCACCAAGTAGATTTTATTAACTGGGCTTTCAACACGCATCCCGATGAAATAATTGGAACCGGCGGTATTGACTATTATAAAGATGGAAGAGAAACTTTTGACAACGTACAAACTATTTTGCGATATAATAAAGAGGGAATGATTGGGAATTTTGGAGCAACCTGCAGTAACGAAAAAGATGGTTATCTCTTTAAATTAAAAGGAACAAAAGGTACCGTGCAATTATTGATGAACGATGGTATTTTTTTTCCAGAAAAAGAAACAAAAAAAGATATGGAAACCGTTGATGGTGTTACGGGAGCCACAAAAATTGAGTGGACAAAAGATGGCGGAATTCCAATCCTGAATGAAAAATCTAAAGATGGTAGTTGGTATGCGCTTCAGGAATTTTACAAAACGATTATCGAACAAAAGAAACCCGTGTCTAACGTTATCACAGGAGCTACTACAGCTTTTTGTGTACACCTCATGAATAAATCCATTTATAACCATTCCTTGGAAACATGGAAACCAGAATTTAATATTAACATAACTTAA
- a CDS encoding 3-keto-disaccharide hydrolase, translating to MKQISTIFFLFIALNSGAQSNNWQSLFDGKTLNGWKQMTGSAPYTVENGCIVGTSIVNSPNSFLVCDQKFTGDFVLEMEVMLNNANINSGIQFKSNFDSKGNKGKGVINGYQYELDPTDRKWTAGIYDESRRGWLYPGSYNPKQQQLLTINKFHKVRIECIGNTVKTWLDGLPASYLVDEQITNEGLIGLQVHGIGKKEEEGYKISWKNIRIQTKNIKPLAFPKGIYVVNKTPNNLTDYEKESGWKLLFDGKTNSGWIGAHKDAFPQKGWTIKDGILTVLSSNGGESTNGGDIVTKDEYGAFELSWDFKLTKGANSGVKYFVTLKEQVQGKSAIGLEYQLLDDTLHPDAKLGRDGNRTLASLYDLITAKKTEGKFAQPGNWNTGRIIVYPNNHVEHYLNGLKVLEYDRGSQAFRDLVAISKYKEWPNFGEALKGHILLQDHGNEVDYKNIKIRVLK from the coding sequence ATGAAACAAATTTCAACAATCTTTTTTTTATTTATTGCACTTAATTCGGGTGCACAATCAAACAACTGGCAATCATTATTTGACGGAAAAACACTTAATGGATGGAAACAAATGACCGGTTCTGCGCCTTATACAGTAGAAAATGGTTGTATAGTAGGCACATCTATCGTAAATTCCCCAAACTCATTTTTAGTATGTGACCAAAAATTTACTGGTGATTTTGTATTAGAAATGGAAGTAATGCTGAATAATGCAAACATCAATTCTGGGATACAATTCAAAAGTAATTTTGATTCAAAAGGAAATAAGGGCAAAGGCGTAATCAATGGTTATCAATATGAATTAGACCCCACTGATCGCAAATGGACTGCTGGCATTTATGACGAATCCCGAAGAGGCTGGCTATATCCAGGTTCATACAACCCTAAACAACAACAACTTTTAACAATAAATAAATTTCATAAAGTACGTATCGAATGTATCGGCAACACGGTAAAAACTTGGTTAGACGGATTACCTGCTTCCTACTTAGTTGACGAACAAATTACCAATGAAGGACTTATAGGATTACAAGTACACGGCATTGGCAAAAAGGAAGAAGAAGGGTATAAAATATCTTGGAAAAACATTCGCATTCAAACAAAAAACATAAAACCACTTGCTTTTCCTAAAGGAATTTATGTTGTTAACAAAACCCCGAACAACCTGACAGATTACGAAAAAGAAAGCGGATGGAAGTTGCTATTTGATGGCAAAACCAATAGTGGATGGATTGGTGCGCACAAAGATGCTTTCCCGCAAAAAGGATGGACGATAAAAGATGGTATTTTAACAGTATTATCATCAAACGGAGGAGAATCAACAAATGGTGGTGATATTGTAACCAAAGATGAATATGGTGCATTTGAACTTTCGTGGGATTTTAAACTGACAAAAGGAGCAAATAGTGGCGTAAAATATTTTGTAACATTAAAAGAACAGGTACAAGGTAAATCTGCCATTGGTCTCGAATACCAATTGCTAGATGACACATTACATCCTGATGCAAAATTGGGAAGAGACGGCAACCGTACACTTGCCTCTCTATATGACCTAATCACTGCCAAAAAAACGGAAGGGAAATTTGCTCAACCTGGCAACTGGAATACAGGGCGCATTATTGTTTATCCTAATAATCATGTCGAACATTATCTTAATGGTCTAAAAGTACTGGAATATGATCGTGGCTCACAAGCTTTCCGTGATTTGGTTGCCATTAGTAAATACAAAGAGTGGCCAAACTTTGGCGAAGCTCTAAAAGGACATATCTTACTTCAAGACCACGGCAACGAAGTGGATTATAAGAATATTAAAATTAGAGTGTTGAAATAA
- a CDS encoding FAD:protein FMN transferase produces MNKKLKSIVFFSNSFRRLLKNNIFRTFLFVPFIIILILIGLTSHRPKEWKRYSIASKAQGTTYSIVYYEKDSVITKEMIAQKLIKLDSSLSLYKTYSHINQFNNSEKGIILDNSLFPVIKKSIETFKETNGLFDITVYPLVEAWGFGVKKTASEPDSSTISLLQDCIGNNLIELKGNYLYKKKPCVKIDLDGIAQGYSVDELADLLEKHGVENYVVELGGEIRVQGRKQPDGEKFKIGIESPAEDTFGQNPLQKIITLDKGAITTSGSYRKFYESKGKKITHLINPKTGYPHNNELISVTVFANDAITADAYDNALMLMGLKQALAFVENKKNLAAYFIYRKKDGTIADTSSTAFLKLKNQ; encoded by the coding sequence ATGAATAAAAAATTGAAGTCCATTGTTTTCTTTTCAAATAGCTTTCGACGCTTGTTGAAAAATAACATATTTAGGACTTTTTTATTCGTACCATTTATCATCATTTTGATTCTTATTGGTTTAACATCACATCGCCCGAAAGAATGGAAGCGATACAGTATTGCTAGCAAAGCACAAGGCACAACCTATTCTATTGTTTATTATGAAAAAGACAGTGTGATTACCAAAGAAATGATAGCTCAGAAGTTAATAAAACTTGATAGTTCCCTTTCTTTATACAAAACGTATTCACACATAAATCAATTCAATAATTCGGAAAAAGGTATTATTCTGGATAATTCCTTATTTCCTGTTATCAAAAAATCAATTGAGACTTTTAAAGAAACTAATGGGCTGTTTGATATTACCGTTTATCCATTGGTAGAAGCATGGGGTTTTGGTGTAAAGAAAACAGCATCTGAACCTGATTCCTCAACTATCAGTTTATTGCAAGATTGTATTGGCAACAATTTGATTGAACTCAAAGGAAATTATTTGTATAAGAAAAAACCCTGCGTAAAAATTGATCTCGATGGAATTGCCCAAGGTTATTCGGTTGATGAACTTGCAGATTTACTTGAAAAACATGGTGTTGAGAATTATGTCGTGGAACTAGGTGGCGAAATAAGAGTTCAAGGAAGAAAACAGCCCGACGGAGAAAAATTCAAGATAGGCATTGAATCACCTGCAGAAGATACATTTGGACAAAATCCCTTGCAAAAAATAATTACATTAGACAAAGGAGCTATCACAACATCTGGCAGCTACCGGAAATTTTATGAAAGTAAAGGCAAAAAAATAACGCATCTTATCAATCCAAAAACAGGTTATCCGCACAATAATGAACTCATCAGTGTAACTGTTTTTGCAAACGATGCCATAACCGCCGATGCATACGACAATGCACTAATGTTGATGGGACTTAAACAGGCTTTGGCATTTGTTGAAAACAAAAAAAATCTGGCTGCCTATTTTATTTACAGAAAAAAAGACGGAACTATTGCCGATACATCAAGCACTGCTTTTTTAAAATTAAAAAATCAATAA